A region of Paenibacillus sp. 37 DNA encodes the following proteins:
- the allB gene encoding allantoinase AllB: MTTFDTIIRGARVVLKDRVEQLDIGITGEKITELSTRLTAAEATCIIEAEGLTVMPGVVDIHVHFNEPGLASWEGFRSGSAALAAGGITTYVDMPLNGVPPTTRPEAWEMKMKAAADQSYVDFAFWGGLVPGNRDELAPLARLGAAGFKAFMSEPGGDGEDIFARADDHTLLDGMKELATLNRVLALHAEDEGIVAELATRSIAEGKTEPMDYIRSRPVEAEVVAVARALKYGEQTGCALHFVHISTREALDLIAAAKRRGQNVTSETCPHYLTLTEKDVVRLGAVAKCAPPLRSSSEQEQLWDALTSGLIDVIASDHSPCPPSMKQSDNFFEIWGGISGAQSTLLIMLEEGHLQRNIDLPLLGRVLSLQPARRLGLENKGEIAIGMDADLVLIDWGKSATLNTEDLLYTHKQSPYVGRTFKCQIADVFCRGQRVYNSESGLSPVPVGQHIAAYSSIPIEAGTEETP; encoded by the coding sequence ATGACAACGTTTGATACCATCATCCGGGGGGCCCGGGTGGTGTTGAAAGATCGGGTAGAGCAACTGGATATTGGCATTACGGGTGAGAAAATTACGGAACTGTCCACTCGGCTGACCGCTGCTGAAGCAACTTGCATCATAGAAGCTGAGGGGCTTACAGTGATGCCGGGTGTCGTGGACATTCATGTACACTTCAATGAACCCGGACTCGCCAGTTGGGAGGGGTTCCGATCGGGTTCGGCAGCCCTTGCCGCAGGGGGAATCACGACCTATGTTGATATGCCGCTTAACGGCGTACCGCCAACCACAAGGCCGGAAGCATGGGAGATGAAAATGAAAGCAGCCGCAGACCAATCGTATGTTGATTTTGCTTTCTGGGGAGGTTTGGTTCCCGGCAACCGGGATGAACTTGCTCCACTGGCACGGCTGGGGGCTGCGGGATTCAAGGCATTTATGTCCGAGCCGGGTGGAGATGGGGAGGACATCTTTGCCAGAGCTGATGACCATACCCTGCTGGACGGGATGAAAGAACTTGCAACATTAAACCGTGTGCTGGCACTTCATGCAGAGGACGAAGGCATCGTTGCCGAACTTGCTACGAGAAGCATCGCAGAGGGAAAGACGGAACCGATGGATTATATCCGGTCTCGTCCTGTGGAAGCTGAAGTCGTCGCTGTTGCCCGAGCGTTGAAATACGGCGAACAGACCGGGTGTGCGCTGCATTTTGTGCATATCAGCACCCGGGAAGCGCTGGATCTGATTGCAGCAGCCAAACGGCGTGGGCAAAACGTAACTTCAGAGACATGTCCTCATTATCTGACGCTGACCGAGAAGGATGTGGTCCGATTGGGTGCTGTAGCAAAATGCGCTCCACCTCTGCGCAGCTCTTCCGAACAGGAGCAGTTATGGGATGCACTGACTTCAGGATTGATTGATGTTATCGCCTCAGACCATTCTCCTTGCCCACCATCCATGAAACAATCGGATAACTTCTTTGAAATCTGGGGCGGCATATCCGGGGCACAAAGCACACTGCTAATCATGCTGGAGGAAGGACATCTTCAGCGAAATATCGACCTTCCGTTGCTCGGAAGAGTGCTCTCTCTGCAGCCTGCCAGAAGGCTTGGTCTGGAGAATAAAGGGGAGATTGCAATTGGCATGGATGCAGATCTGGTTCTGATTGACTGGGGTAAGAGCGCGACCCTGAACACGGAAGATCTGCTCTACACGCATAAACAGAGCCCTTATGTGGGACGTACCTTTAAGTGTCAGATTGCAGATGTATTTTGCCGTGGTCAGCGCGTCTACAACTCGGAATCCGGGTTATCTCCTGTGCCTGTCGGGCAACACATTGCGGCTTATTCTTCTATTCCCATCGAAGCGGGAACGGAGGAGACGCCATGA